A single genomic interval of Cataglyphis hispanica isolate Lineage 1 chromosome 25, ULB_Chis1_1.0, whole genome shotgun sequence harbors:
- the LOC126858516 gene encoding protein pygopus-like: MSHNIAGMPPFTRMPLAGMGMGVNMGPNAPHPDSSAHPHPPPPPPAGTNPKKKRRTNSNVTQPPPQQPPSVQDLLPPPLSGYGDTIVASNPFDDTPPQTPSPMMHGGPPHMHPHHPHHMGGPPMRGMSPLTSMGGMSPMMPHNMGNMSPMGNSPMTNHMNHMGAMSPMNHTPLGGMSPMNNMGPNMPPGPINTMNNHMNMSHMGNSQLSGPPMGSPMNNMNSGPMGSPMNNMGHNMGSPMGGPLGSPMNTMGGSNHMPNGPMNMNNMNSHIPPNSPLNGPSLNNVNSPLGHNGSQPHPNHMGNNLNNLGRPMNGPMTTMSSMTSNNMNMTMPNQMNNMNMGGPGMNMSNVNISHHNQMGGHMTGPMGTMPNNMGGGPPMGHPINSMGGSMPPHGFQGPGMGPKSMPMSSVKVYPPEQSMVFNPQNPNAPPIYPCGVCHKEVHDNDQAILCESGCNFWFHRSCTGLSEYAYQLLTAEVFAEWVCDKCLNSKTIPLIKFKP; the protein is encoded by the exons ATGAGCCACAATATCGCGGGCATGCCACCCTTCACAAGGATGCCATTGGCGGGTATGGGAATGGGTGTGAATATGGGCCCAAATGCCCCACATCCTGATTCTTCTGCTCATCCTCATCCACCACCGCCACCACCAGCTGGTACTAATCCTAAGAAAAAAAGACGTACGAATTCAAATGTTACTCAACCACCTCCACAGCAACCTCCATCTGTACAG GATTTACTACCCCCACCTTTATCGGGTTATGGTGATACAATAGTAGCGAGTAATCCCTTTGACGATACACCGCCACAGACTCCAAGCCCAATGATGCATGGAGGTCCTCCACATATGCATCCTCATCATCCGCATCACATGGGTGGACCTCCTATGCGAGGCATGAGTCCTTTAACCTCTATGGGTGGTATGAGTCCTATGATGCCACATAATATGGGCAATATGAGCCCTATGGGTAATTCACCTATGACAAATCATATGAATCATATGGGAGCTATGTCTCCTATGAATCATACCCCTCTCGGCGGCATGAGCCCCATGAATAACATGGGACCAAACATGCCACCTGGTCCAATAAATACTATGAATAATCATATGAATATGAGTCATATGGGAAATTCGCAACTAAGCGGTCCACCTATGGGCAGTCCAATGAATAATATGAATAGTGGACCTATGGGTAGTCCAATGAACAACATGGGTCATAATATGGGTAGTCCTATGGGTGGTCCTCTAGGTTCTCCGATGAACACTATGGGAGGATCCAATCATATGCCTAATGGACCGATGAATATGAATAACATGAACAGTCATATACCGCCCAACAGTCCGTTGAATGGACCATCGCTAAATAATGTGAATAGTCCATTAGGACACAATGGATCTCAACCTCATCCGAATCATATGGGAAACAATCTTAACAATTTAGGAAGACCTATGAATGGACCTATGACTACTATGAGTTCAATGACATCGAACAATATGAATATGACTATGCCGAATCAGATGAACAATATGAATATGGGTGGTCCAGGAATGAATATGTCTAATGTGAATATTAGTCATCATAATCAAATGGGAGGTCATATGACAGGACCAATGGGTACAATGCCCAATAATATGGGCGGTGGACCACCTATGGGACATCCCATTAATTCCATGGGAGGTTCTATGCCACCACATGGATTTCAAGGTCCGGGAATGGGTCCAAAGTCAATGCCAATGTCTTCAGTCAaa GTATATCCTCCAGAACAGTCAATGGTATTCAATCCACAAAATCCTAATGCACCACCAATTTATCCTTGTGGGGTTTGTCACAAGGAAGTACATGACAATGATCAGGCAATTCTGTGTGAATCAGGTTGTAATTTTTGGTTTCACAG GAGTTGCACAGGATTGTCAGAATAtgcttatcaattattaacgGCAGAGGTTTTTGCGGAATGGGTGTGTGATAAGTGTTTAAATTCGAAGACCATACCTCTGATTAAGTTTAAACCATAA
- the LOC126858500 gene encoding tubulin polyglutamylase TTLL13-like isoform X1: protein MIIELSDKYSLMISRDSRNDNSGNADVTEGVELNNGFEERFCKSVFKDRKDLPDHSPNVFSLTNDRIGVTKHDSELYHWKITTGKDNNREALHEKNNSERRTENVEETSKIKKKRRFLTICTASCKYNVVRRVAARFGMREVTEDSSWDLYWTDLSVSVERAKDMKRFQRINHFPGMTEICRKDLLARNLNRMQKLFPKDYNFFPKTWCFPADHGDAMAYAKTRRLKTYILKPDMGCQGRGIYLTKHLKDIKPSERLICQVYIARPYLIDGYKFDLRIYALITSCDPLRIYVYNEGLARFATSKYKEPTGQNISNMFMHLTNYSVNKHSRMYVIDDEIGSKRKISTFNKWLRAKNIDVDDLWDKIDGIIIKTLVATYPVLKHNYHACFPMHDKTYACFELLGFDILLDWRLKPFLLEVNHSPSFHTDAQIDRDVKEGLLMDTFDILNLQQFDKKKIIEEDKKRIRERLLQGINGKDFSQTNDTTASTKSVKNENDYLQRQFQWEDDHMGNFRRIYPCLNEDKYQSFFSQNPLSVFQDTVASRAREEASRIEREENELKAKEEERKRIVRKWSEQKLGSESSTAIKKFQEKSKSAGVLPRKNIIKQDAQGSPTNTLYSFEPEIISESEERERITALAQRDFLIKSYGMLEQIYMAMKKNGTLRPADEKKYGLYGRFEQHANTNDNMCSSAQHRRHHHQNNSACSTQQTTDQCIQCSLKGNNQKMEEREFNNSNKTLWITCNEALVYVRPKIPQKLWMMDMSTNKSRVTKGQLARTLSNTVRVHTLKKREAAYSSKL from the exons ATGATCATCGAACTTAGCGATAAGTACTCATTGATGATATCACGGGATTCCAGAAACGATAATTCCGGAAACGCTGATGTGACAGAAGGTGTTGAACTCAATAACGGCTTCGAGGAGCGCTTCTGCAAATCTGTATTTAAAGATCGAAAAGACCTTCCCGATCATTCTCCGAACGTTTTCTCGCTTACAAACGACAGAATAGGTGTTACCAAGCATGATTCCGAGTTATATCACTGGAAAATTACCACAGGCAAAGACAATAACAGAG AGGCATTACATGAGAAAAACAATTCAGAGCGGCGTACAGAAAACGTGGAGGAAACGtcaaaaatcaagaaaaaacgGAG ATTTCTAACAATCTGCACGGCGAGCTGCAAATACAATGTGGTTAGACGGGTGGCTGCACGATTCGGAATGAGAGAAGTTACGGAGGATAGCAGCTGGGATCTCTATTGGACCGATTTGAGCGTCAGCGTAGAGCGTGCCAAGGACATGAAGAGATTTCAGAGAATCAATCATTTTCCCGGGATGACAGAGATATGTAGGAAAGATCTTCTCGCTCGTAATCTCAATCGCATGCAGAAGCTGTTCCCGAAGGACTATAACTTTTTTCCAAAAACTTGGTGCTTTCCCGCGGA TCACGGCGACGCGATGGCTTATGCTAAGACGCGGAGATTAAAAACCTACATCCTTAAACCGGATATGGGCTGCCAAGGACGCGGTATTTATCTAACGAAACATTTGAAGGACATCAAACCAAGCGAACGTTTGATCTGTCAAGTGTACATCGCAAGG CCATACTTAATAGACGGATACAAATTTGATCTACGTATTTACGCATTAATTACGTCCTGCGATCCTCTCAGGATCTATGTGTACAATGAAGGACTCGCGAG ATTTGCGACCAGCAAGTACAAGGAACCGACCGGACAAAACATTTCTAACATGTTCATGCATTTGACAAATTATTCCGTTAACAAGCACAGCCGGATGTATGTCATCGATGATGAGATTGGCAGCAAGAG aaaaatatctacGTTCAATAAATGGCTAAGAGCGAAAAATATCGACGTGGATGATTTATGGGACAAGATCGatggaattataataaagaccTTAGTCGCTACGTATCCcgtattaaaacataattatcatGCGTGCTTTCCGATGCATGATAAAACTTATGCGTGCTTCGAATTGCTGGGATTCGACATTTTACTCGATTGGAGACTTAAACCTTTCCTTCTCGAG GTAAATCATTCGCCAAGCTTTCATACAGATGCACAAATAGATAGAGACGTAAAGGAAGGGTTGTTGATGGATAcctttgatatattaaatctgcAACAATtcgacaagaaaaaaataatagaagaagACAAGAAACGAATCAGGGAGCGACTTCTTCAAGGCATAAATGGAAAGGATTTCAG TCAAACTAATGATACGACAGCTTCGACAAAATCTGTGAAAAACGAGAACGATTATCTGCAGAGACAGTTTCAGTGGGAAGACGACCATATGGGCAATTTTCGAAGAATTTATCCGTGTCTTAACGAGGATAAGTATCAGTCTTTTTTCTCGCAGAATCCGCTTTCGGTTTTCCAAGATACGGTGGCGTCGAGAGCGCGAGAGGAAGCATCGAGAATAGAGAGGGAAGAAAAcgaa CTGAAAGCGAAGGAGGAAGAACGCAAACGAATAGTCAGGAAATGGAGCGAGCAGAAATTAGGCTCTGAAAGTTCGACTGCGATAAAGAAATTCCAAGAGAAGAGCAAATCTGCAGGCGTGCTACCAAGGAAAAAC ATCATTAAACAAGACGCACAAGGATCTCCTACCAATACATTGTACTCCTTCGAGCCTGAAATCATATCGGAATccgaagagagagagcgaataACCGCCCTCGCGCAGAGAGATTTTCTCATCAAGAGTTATGGTATGTTAGAGCAGATATACATGGCGATGAAGAAGAATGGCACGCTACGACCTGCTGACGAGAAGAAGTACGGATTATACGGCAGGTTTGAACAACACGCGAACACAAATGATAACATGTGTTCCTCTGCGCAACATCGACGCCATCATCACCAAAATAACTCTGCATGTAGCACGCAACAAACCACGGACCAATGCATACAATGCTCTCTGAAAGGGAATAat caaAAAATGGAGGAACGCGAATTCAACAATTCAAACAAAA CCTTGTGGATAACTTGTAATGAAGCGCTTGTTTATGTTCGTCCAAAAATACCGCAAAAATTGTGGATGATGGATATGAGTACTAATAAAAGTCGTGTAACAAAAGGTCAACTTGCTCGAACATTGTCAAATACCGTGCGGGTACATACactgaagaaaagagaagccGCCTATTCATCGAAATTATAG
- the LOC126858500 gene encoding tubulin polyglutamylase TTLL13-like isoform X2, with protein sequence MIIELSDKYSLMISRDSRNDNSGNADVTEGVELNNGFEERFCKSVFKDRKDLPDHSPNVFSLTNDRIGVTKHDSELYHWKITTGKDNNREALHEKNNSERRTENVEETSKIKKKRRFLTICTASCKYNVVRRVAARFGMREVTEDSSWDLYWTDLSVSVERAKDMKRFQRINHFPGMTEICRKDLLARNLNRMQKLFPKDYNFFPKTWCFPAEFATSKYKEPTGQNISNMFMHLTNYSVNKHSRMYVIDDEIGSKRKISTFNKWLRAKNIDVDDLWDKIDGIIIKTLVATYPVLKHNYHACFPMHDKTYACFELLGFDILLDWRLKPFLLEVNHSPSFHTDAQIDRDVKEGLLMDTFDILNLQQFDKKKIIEEDKKRIRERLLQGINGKDFSQTNDTTASTKSVKNENDYLQRQFQWEDDHMGNFRRIYPCLNEDKYQSFFSQNPLSVFQDTVASRAREEASRIEREENELKAKEEERKRIVRKWSEQKLGSESSTAIKKFQEKSKSAGVLPRKNIIKQDAQGSPTNTLYSFEPEIISESEERERITALAQRDFLIKSYGMLEQIYMAMKKNGTLRPADEKKYGLYGRFEQHANTNDNMCSSAQHRRHHHQNNSACSTQQTTDQCIQCSLKGNNQKMEEREFNNSNKTLWITCNEALVYVRPKIPQKLWMMDMSTNKSRVTKGQLARTLSNTVRVHTLKKREAAYSSKL encoded by the exons ATGATCATCGAACTTAGCGATAAGTACTCATTGATGATATCACGGGATTCCAGAAACGATAATTCCGGAAACGCTGATGTGACAGAAGGTGTTGAACTCAATAACGGCTTCGAGGAGCGCTTCTGCAAATCTGTATTTAAAGATCGAAAAGACCTTCCCGATCATTCTCCGAACGTTTTCTCGCTTACAAACGACAGAATAGGTGTTACCAAGCATGATTCCGAGTTATATCACTGGAAAATTACCACAGGCAAAGACAATAACAGAG AGGCATTACATGAGAAAAACAATTCAGAGCGGCGTACAGAAAACGTGGAGGAAACGtcaaaaatcaagaaaaaacgGAG ATTTCTAACAATCTGCACGGCGAGCTGCAAATACAATGTGGTTAGACGGGTGGCTGCACGATTCGGAATGAGAGAAGTTACGGAGGATAGCAGCTGGGATCTCTATTGGACCGATTTGAGCGTCAGCGTAGAGCGTGCCAAGGACATGAAGAGATTTCAGAGAATCAATCATTTTCCCGGGATGACAGAGATATGTAGGAAAGATCTTCTCGCTCGTAATCTCAATCGCATGCAGAAGCTGTTCCCGAAGGACTATAACTTTTTTCCAAAAACTTGGTGCTTTCCCGCGGA ATTTGCGACCAGCAAGTACAAGGAACCGACCGGACAAAACATTTCTAACATGTTCATGCATTTGACAAATTATTCCGTTAACAAGCACAGCCGGATGTATGTCATCGATGATGAGATTGGCAGCAAGAG aaaaatatctacGTTCAATAAATGGCTAAGAGCGAAAAATATCGACGTGGATGATTTATGGGACAAGATCGatggaattataataaagaccTTAGTCGCTACGTATCCcgtattaaaacataattatcatGCGTGCTTTCCGATGCATGATAAAACTTATGCGTGCTTCGAATTGCTGGGATTCGACATTTTACTCGATTGGAGACTTAAACCTTTCCTTCTCGAG GTAAATCATTCGCCAAGCTTTCATACAGATGCACAAATAGATAGAGACGTAAAGGAAGGGTTGTTGATGGATAcctttgatatattaaatctgcAACAATtcgacaagaaaaaaataatagaagaagACAAGAAACGAATCAGGGAGCGACTTCTTCAAGGCATAAATGGAAAGGATTTCAG TCAAACTAATGATACGACAGCTTCGACAAAATCTGTGAAAAACGAGAACGATTATCTGCAGAGACAGTTTCAGTGGGAAGACGACCATATGGGCAATTTTCGAAGAATTTATCCGTGTCTTAACGAGGATAAGTATCAGTCTTTTTTCTCGCAGAATCCGCTTTCGGTTTTCCAAGATACGGTGGCGTCGAGAGCGCGAGAGGAAGCATCGAGAATAGAGAGGGAAGAAAAcgaa CTGAAAGCGAAGGAGGAAGAACGCAAACGAATAGTCAGGAAATGGAGCGAGCAGAAATTAGGCTCTGAAAGTTCGACTGCGATAAAGAAATTCCAAGAGAAGAGCAAATCTGCAGGCGTGCTACCAAGGAAAAAC ATCATTAAACAAGACGCACAAGGATCTCCTACCAATACATTGTACTCCTTCGAGCCTGAAATCATATCGGAATccgaagagagagagcgaataACCGCCCTCGCGCAGAGAGATTTTCTCATCAAGAGTTATGGTATGTTAGAGCAGATATACATGGCGATGAAGAAGAATGGCACGCTACGACCTGCTGACGAGAAGAAGTACGGATTATACGGCAGGTTTGAACAACACGCGAACACAAATGATAACATGTGTTCCTCTGCGCAACATCGACGCCATCATCACCAAAATAACTCTGCATGTAGCACGCAACAAACCACGGACCAATGCATACAATGCTCTCTGAAAGGGAATAat caaAAAATGGAGGAACGCGAATTCAACAATTCAAACAAAA CCTTGTGGATAACTTGTAATGAAGCGCTTGTTTATGTTCGTCCAAAAATACCGCAAAAATTGTGGATGATGGATATGAGTACTAATAAAAGTCGTGTAACAAAAGGTCAACTTGCTCGAACATTGTCAAATACCGTGCGGGTACATACactgaagaaaagagaagccGCCTATTCATCGAAATTATAG
- the LOC126858526 gene encoding D-aspartate oxidase, which translates to MRVAIVGAGVIGVTSALAVKNAFPSYDVKIFADAFSPDTTGDGSAGLWSPYLLGDTPIDNITRWASCTHQWFEQLWKAGLSSKTGVSLIPVTRVTSDCEDDINKQWTKLVYGFQKITDEKLQRLNEEHKSNYKQAWHFITYTAEPFLLLPWLMERFIALGGKVEKRNIKTLHELAEEGYDLIINCSGLGARELVADKTVTSIRGQVYRVKAPWAMHCFLVDDDSCNYIIPNVNNVVLGGTHQEDDFDCSVREEDSKSIYDGCCRMMPSLKACKIIRAWVGLRPGRPRVRLECETLSSPTGKEIKVIHNYGHGGSGVTLCWGCATDVVEMIRNLKVQELNSKL; encoded by the exons ATGCGCGTGGCAATTGTGGGTGCTGGTGTAATAGGAGTAACGAGCGCATTGGCGGTGAAAAATGCTTTTCCGAGCTACGACGTGAAGATCTTTGCCGACGCATTCTCGCCTGATACTACTGGTGATGGAAGTGCCGGGCTATGGAGTCCTTACCTTCTTGGCGATACACCTATCGACAATATAAC TCGATGGGCTAGCTGCACGCATCAATGGTTCGAACAATTGTGGAAAGCTGGATTATCATCGAAAACGGGTGTTTCTTTGATACCTGTAACTCGTGTCACTAGCGATTGCGAGGACGACATTAATAAACAATGGACAAAACTTGTTTACGGCTTCCAGAAAATTACTGACGAAAAATTACAACGCTTGAATGAAGAACATAAGTCTAATTATAA acAAGCTTGGCATTTCATAACTTACACCGCCGAGCCGTTTCTGTTACTGCCGTGGCTCATGGAAAGATTCATCGCTTTGGGTGGAAAagtggaaaaaagaaacattaaaacGTTGCACGAATTAGCCGAGGAAGGAtacgatttaataataaattgcagcGGACTTGGTGCACGAGAGCTTGTCGCGGATAAAACGGTGACATCTATCAGAGGTCAGGTGTATAGG gTAAAAGCACCTTGGGCAATGCACTGTTTTCTAGTGGATGACGAttcttgcaattatattattcctaA TGTCAACAATGTTGTACTGGGCGGTACGCATCAAGAAGATGATTTCGACTGTTCTGTAAGGGAAGAAGATTCTAAAAGTATTTATGACGGATGTTGTCGCATGATGCCATCTCTAAAA GCCTGTAAAATAATTCGCGCATGGGTGGGCCTTCGACCAGGACGACCGCGAGTTCGTCTGGAATGTGAAACCCTCAGCTCGCCTACGGGAAAAGAAATTAAG GTGATACATAATTACGGCCACGGCGGAAGTGGCGTGACGCTGTGCTGGGGGTGTGCCACAGACGTTGTGGAAATGATAAGAAACTTGAAAGTACAAGAATTAAACTCCAAACTGTAA
- the LOC126858525 gene encoding nucleoporin SEH1 isoform X3, producing the protein MFEAHSINAEHKDLIHDIAYDYYGERMATCSSDQFVKVWDEDEHGNWHLTASWKAHSGSVWKVTWAHPEFGQVLATCSFDRTAAVWEEIVGEGSGPEARGSKHWIKRTNLVDSRTSVTDVKFAPKTLGLLLATCSADGFIRIYEAPDIMNLSQWTLQHDINCKLSCSCLTWNPSLSRLHPPMIAVGSDDSNPLLGAKIFIYEYSESSRRWVKAETLSSITDAVYDIAFAPNLGRNFHTLAIATKDVRIVTLKPIQDSMQTGVSHFETNVVAQFDDHYCTVWRVSWNFMGTILASSGDDGCVRLWKDNYINHWKCISVLKGDGTPVQGAETPVLATPPNSSTPAQQTPSTTRYYKLGTISHPNQVPWH; encoded by the exons aTGTTTGAGGCGCACAGCATCAATGCGGAACATAAAGATCTCATACATGATATTGCTTACGATTATTATGGTGAACGCATGGCGACATGCTCCAGCGATCAATTTGTTAAG GTCTGGGACGAAGATGAACATGGAAATTGGCATTTAACTGCTTCTTGGAAAGCTCATAGCGGTTCAGTGTGGAAAGTTACTTGGGCACATCCAGAATTTGGTCAGGTGCTTGCTACATGTTCATTCGATCGTACTGCTGCTGTTTGGGAGGAAATTG TTGGTGAAGGTTCTGGCCCAGAGGCACGCGGCAGTAAACACTGGATTAAAAGAACAAACTTAGTTGATTCACGTACCTCTGTTACTGATGTAAAGTTTGCACCAAAGACTTTAGGCCTTTTATTGGCTACTTGTAGCGCAGATGGATTTATTCGAATATATGAGGCACCAGATATCATGAATTTGAGTCAATGGACATTACAACATGACATCAATTGTAAACTTTCATGTAGCTGTCTTACGTGGAATCCATCTCTCTCAag attacaTCCACCCATGATAGCAGTTGGTAGCGATGACTCAAATCCATTGCTtggtgcaaaaatttttatttacgaatatTCTGAAAGTAGTAGGCGTTGGGTGAAGGCTGAGACATTATCGAGCATTACAGATGCAGTTTATGACATTGCATTTGCTCCTAATTTAGGCAGGAACTTTCATACATTGGCTATAGCCACGAAAGATGTACGGATAGTTACCTTGAAACCAATACA gGATAGTATGCAGACTGGTGTGTCACATTTTGAAACAAATGTAGTTGCACAATTTGATGATCATTACTGCACTGTATGGCGTGTTAGCTGGAACTTTATGGGAACGATTTTAGCGAGTTCCGGTGATGATGGCTGCGTTCGATTGTGGAaggacaattatattaatcattggAAATGTATTTCTGTACTCAAAGGAGACGGTACCCCTGTTCAAGGTGCCGAAACTCCCGTTTTAGCAACTCCGCCAAATTCATCTACGCCAGCGCAACAGACGCCGTCTACCACCAGGTACTATAAACTGGGTACCATCAGTCATCCAAACCAAGTACCTTGGCATtag
- the LOC126858525 gene encoding nucleoporin SEH1 isoform X1, with protein MFEAHSINAEHKDLIHDIAYDYYGERMATCSSDQFVKVWDEDEHGNWHLTASWKAHSGSVWKVTWAHPEFGQVLATCSFDRTAAVWEEIVGEGSGPEARGSKHWIKRTNLVDSRTSVTDVKFAPKTLGLLLATCSADGFIRIYEAPDIMNLSQWTLQHDINCKLSCSCLTWNPSLSRLHPPMIAVGSDDSNPLLGAKIFIYEYSESSRRWVKAETLSSITDAVYDIAFAPNLGRNFHTLAIATKDVRIVTLKPIQDSMQTGVSHFETNVVAQFDDHYCTVWRVSWNFMGTILASSGDDGCVRLWKDNYINHWKCISVLKGDGTPVQGAETPVLATPPNSSTPAQQTPSTTRAPSITTVTAEKPTVTVMCSNKWQPPVIKGRFRKSVWLGNPSELTPPPLPFIAKK; from the exons aTGTTTGAGGCGCACAGCATCAATGCGGAACATAAAGATCTCATACATGATATTGCTTACGATTATTATGGTGAACGCATGGCGACATGCTCCAGCGATCAATTTGTTAAG GTCTGGGACGAAGATGAACATGGAAATTGGCATTTAACTGCTTCTTGGAAAGCTCATAGCGGTTCAGTGTGGAAAGTTACTTGGGCACATCCAGAATTTGGTCAGGTGCTTGCTACATGTTCATTCGATCGTACTGCTGCTGTTTGGGAGGAAATTG TTGGTGAAGGTTCTGGCCCAGAGGCACGCGGCAGTAAACACTGGATTAAAAGAACAAACTTAGTTGATTCACGTACCTCTGTTACTGATGTAAAGTTTGCACCAAAGACTTTAGGCCTTTTATTGGCTACTTGTAGCGCAGATGGATTTATTCGAATATATGAGGCACCAGATATCATGAATTTGAGTCAATGGACATTACAACATGACATCAATTGTAAACTTTCATGTAGCTGTCTTACGTGGAATCCATCTCTCTCAag attacaTCCACCCATGATAGCAGTTGGTAGCGATGACTCAAATCCATTGCTtggtgcaaaaatttttatttacgaatatTCTGAAAGTAGTAGGCGTTGGGTGAAGGCTGAGACATTATCGAGCATTACAGATGCAGTTTATGACATTGCATTTGCTCCTAATTTAGGCAGGAACTTTCATACATTGGCTATAGCCACGAAAGATGTACGGATAGTTACCTTGAAACCAATACA gGATAGTATGCAGACTGGTGTGTCACATTTTGAAACAAATGTAGTTGCACAATTTGATGATCATTACTGCACTGTATGGCGTGTTAGCTGGAACTTTATGGGAACGATTTTAGCGAGTTCCGGTGATGATGGCTGCGTTCGATTGTGGAaggacaattatattaatcattggAAATGTATTTCTGTACTCAAAGGAGACGGTACCCCTGTTCAAGGTGCCGAAACTCCCGTTTTAGCAACTCCGCCAAATTCATCTACGCCAGCGCAACAGACGCCGTCTACCACCAG GGCTCCAAGCATAACTACAGTTACGGCGGAAAAACCAACAGTTACCGTCATGTGCAGTAATAAATGGCAACCGCCCGTTATAAAGGGGCGTTTTAGAAAATCGGTATGGCTGGGTAATCCTAGCGAATTGACACCGCCACCGTTGCCGTTTATagcaaagaaataa
- the LOC126858525 gene encoding nucleoporin SEH1 isoform X2: MFEAHSINAEHKDLIHDIAYDYYGERMATCSSDQFVKVWDEDEHGNWHLTASWKAHSGSVWKVTWAHPEFGQVLATCSFDRTAAVWEEIVGEGSGPEARGSKHWIKRTNLVDSRTSVTDVKFAPKTLGLLLATCSADGFIRIYEAPDIMNLSQWTLQHDINCKLSCSCLTWNPSLSRLHPPMIAVGSDDSNPLLGAKIFIYEYSESSRRWVKAETLSSITDAVYDIAFAPNLGRNFHTLAIATKDVRIVTLKPIQDSMQTGVSHFETNVVAQFDDHYCTVWRVSWNFMGTILASSGDDGCVRLWKDNYINHWKCISVLKGDGTPVQGAETPVLATPPNSSTPAQQTPSTTRHALLDCHIIIHENLKILKH, encoded by the exons aTGTTTGAGGCGCACAGCATCAATGCGGAACATAAAGATCTCATACATGATATTGCTTACGATTATTATGGTGAACGCATGGCGACATGCTCCAGCGATCAATTTGTTAAG GTCTGGGACGAAGATGAACATGGAAATTGGCATTTAACTGCTTCTTGGAAAGCTCATAGCGGTTCAGTGTGGAAAGTTACTTGGGCACATCCAGAATTTGGTCAGGTGCTTGCTACATGTTCATTCGATCGTACTGCTGCTGTTTGGGAGGAAATTG TTGGTGAAGGTTCTGGCCCAGAGGCACGCGGCAGTAAACACTGGATTAAAAGAACAAACTTAGTTGATTCACGTACCTCTGTTACTGATGTAAAGTTTGCACCAAAGACTTTAGGCCTTTTATTGGCTACTTGTAGCGCAGATGGATTTATTCGAATATATGAGGCACCAGATATCATGAATTTGAGTCAATGGACATTACAACATGACATCAATTGTAAACTTTCATGTAGCTGTCTTACGTGGAATCCATCTCTCTCAag attacaTCCACCCATGATAGCAGTTGGTAGCGATGACTCAAATCCATTGCTtggtgcaaaaatttttatttacgaatatTCTGAAAGTAGTAGGCGTTGGGTGAAGGCTGAGACATTATCGAGCATTACAGATGCAGTTTATGACATTGCATTTGCTCCTAATTTAGGCAGGAACTTTCATACATTGGCTATAGCCACGAAAGATGTACGGATAGTTACCTTGAAACCAATACA gGATAGTATGCAGACTGGTGTGTCACATTTTGAAACAAATGTAGTTGCACAATTTGATGATCATTACTGCACTGTATGGCGTGTTAGCTGGAACTTTATGGGAACGATTTTAGCGAGTTCCGGTGATGATGGCTGCGTTCGATTGTGGAaggacaattatattaatcattggAAATGTATTTCTGTACTCAAAGGAGACGGTACCCCTGTTCAAGGTGCCGAAACTCCCGTTTTAGCAACTCCGCCAAATTCATCTACGCCAGCGCAACAGACGCCGTCTACCACCAG acaCGCTCTGCTCGATTGTCacattattattcatgaaaatcttaaaatactGAAACATTGA